In the genome of Mesorhizobium sp. NBSH29, the window CCTCTCCGCGAACCATGGTGAAAAAATCGACCCGCGTGGCTGCCGTCTCATGGCGCTTCTTGGTGTCGGCTGTAGACTGGGCGGCACGCAGCGGCGTGATGAGCTTTTCTTCCACCCGCAAACGATGCTCGGGGTTTTGCCACAGCGCATCTGCAATGGCTGAGAGGCGCGCCTTTTCGCGGTCGCGGCCCAACGCATAGGCATGGCCGATTGCACCATCTGCCAGACGTACAGTGGCGCGCGTGACGGTGGCCTCACCAAAGTTGAAGGGCGCACCGCCGCCGCCAATGCGGCCACGCACGGTGACCAGCCCCGTTTCGGGGCCGCGCAGAAAGATCACGTCCTGCGGCATGTCGAGTGTGGCGCATAATGCGCGCAGCGTTTCCACAGGTGCTGCTGCCAGCGTGGCCATGGCCGCCTTGCGCGCCGCCTCTGTTGCTTTTTCGTGGCCTCTGTCAGATTTCATCTCGGGCTCTTCATATTTGTCTATTGCTCTATACAAGTGCACAACCTATACTGTTTTCTAGCGCGCGTCCATGACGGTGCGATGACAGGGGGGCCACGAATGCCAAAACCAAATGAGGCAGTGGTGCGGCGCAGTGGCGTGGCGCTTTGGCGGCAGATCGCTGACAGGATACGGCAGGAGATTGGCACGGGAGCGCTGGGTGCGGATGGCCGGTTGCCGACCGAGACTGTGCTGTCGCTGCGCTTTGGCGTCAACCGTCACACGCTGCGCAGCGCGATTGCAGCGCTGGTGCAGGAAGGCGTTCTGCGCACGGAGCAAGGGCGCGGCACTTTCGTGGAGAACCGCAAGCGCCTTTCCTATCCGATCTCGGCACGCACGCGCTTTTCAACCGGCTTGCGCGACCAG includes:
- the phnG gene encoding phosphonate C-P lyase system protein PhnG → MKSDRGHEKATEAARKAAMATLAAAPVETLRALCATLDMPQDVIFLRGPETGLVTVRGRIGGGGAPFNFGEATVTRATVRLADGAIGHAYALGRDREKARLSAIADALWQNPEHRLRVEEKLITPLRAAQSTADTKKRHETAATRVDFFTMVRGED